The proteins below are encoded in one region of Candidatus Saccharimonadales bacterium:
- a CDS encoding rod shape-determining protein — protein sequence MKRLKRLWAHDIGIDLGTANTLVYVRDKGVVVNEPSVVAINKKTKDVIAVGSEAKDMIGKTPEQILAARPLVDGVVSDFEVTEQMLQYFIGKIHKEHPVIWQRPRVVVGVPSGVTEVEKRAVESASASAGARTTYLVEEPMAAAVGCRLPVTTSTGSMIVDIGGGTTEVAVISLGGIVVSRSLRTAGDELTEGVMQYLRDEFNVSIGERTAENIKLTIGSAHPLKQVATMPVRGRDMISGMPKEVSVSSDQLRLAMVKTVRAIVEAVKVTLEETPPELVSDIMEQGIVLTGGGALLQNLDVLIAQETKMKVVVAEDPLRSVVKGTGLIIEDLAKYTPVLISSQES from the coding sequence ATGAAACGGCTAAAACGACTCTGGGCTCACGACATCGGTATCGACCTTGGTACTGCTAACACCTTAGTGTATGTACGGGACAAGGGTGTAGTCGTCAACGAACCCAGCGTCGTAGCCATTAACAAAAAAACCAAAGATGTCATCGCCGTCGGTAGTGAAGCGAAAGACATGATCGGCAAAACACCGGAGCAGATTTTAGCGGCGCGTCCGTTAGTGGATGGAGTAGTGAGCGACTTTGAGGTGACGGAACAGATGCTGCAGTACTTTATTGGCAAGATTCACAAGGAGCACCCAGTGATTTGGCAGCGCCCGCGCGTAGTGGTGGGTGTACCTTCCGGTGTCACTGAAGTAGAGAAGCGGGCGGTAGAGAGCGCTAGCGCTAGTGCTGGGGCTAGGACTACTTATTTGGTAGAGGAACCGATGGCCGCTGCAGTCGGTTGTCGCTTACCGGTCACTACCTCGACCGGTAGTATGATCGTCGACATCGGTGGCGGGACGACGGAGGTAGCAGTGATCAGTCTGGGCGGGATAGTAGTCTCCCGTAGCTTGCGTACGGCCGGAGACGAACTAACGGAAGGAGTGATGCAGTACTTGCGTGATGAGTTTAATGTTAGTATCGGCGAGCGGACGGCCGAAAATATTAAACTAACCATCGGTAGCGCCCACCCATTGAAACAGGTGGCGACCATGCCGGTACGGGGGAGGGACATGATCTCGGGTATGCCGAAAGAAGTTAGTGTCTCATCCGATCAGCTAAGGCTGGCGATGGTGAAGACGGTACGGGCGATAGTCGAGGCGGTTAAGGTCACACTAGAAGAAACACCGCCGGAGTTGGTGAGTGACATTATGGAGCAGGGTATAGTTCTAACCGGCGGCGGTGCTCTGTTGCAGAACCTGGACGTTCTTATCGCTCAGGAGACGAAGATGAAAGTGGTGGTGGCCGAGGATCCACTGCGTAGTGTCGTCAAAGGTACCGGGTTGATCATCGAAGACCTAGCTAAATACACTCCAGTATTAATAAGCTCACAGGAGTCTTGA
- a CDS encoding M50 family metallopeptidase produces the protein MMVLAGILLFALLVVIHEFGHFIVARRNGVAVEEFGIGFPPKLFGKQIGETEYTFNLIPLGGFVKLKGESDSATEPASFGAAALWVKTKILLAGVGMNIVAAVVIMLLLALSGLPQILPDQYRVASNQTLVEEAVVITRVGDESAAAAAGVEVGDRIERINDTEIGSAEELSAVTDRMSGQNVTLHLNRDGESLELATELGTSETEGQLGVAPLDLSSSRYTWAAPLVAVGITLQMIGLVLLALWNILAGIFSGAGGAAAEQLTGPVGVIYLLQNLGDFGFEYLLFLLASISVSLAVFNALPVPALDGGRLAVIAGARALKRSLSPRLENAIHGLGFILLIGVFIVTTYVDIQRIF, from the coding sequence ATGATGGTTTTAGCCGGAATTCTACTTTTCGCCTTACTGGTAGTGATCCATGAGTTCGGTCACTTTATAGTGGCTCGGCGCAATGGGGTCGCGGTAGAGGAGTTTGGCATCGGTTTCCCCCCTAAACTGTTCGGCAAGCAGATAGGGGAGACTGAGTACACGTTTAACCTCATTCCGCTGGGCGGCTTTGTAAAGCTCAAGGGCGAATCCGATAGCGCTACGGAACCGGCTAGTTTTGGGGCTGCCGCCCTCTGGGTGAAGACTAAGATATTACTAGCTGGGGTCGGCATGAATATCGTAGCGGCCGTCGTTATCATGCTGTTATTAGCTTTGAGCGGCCTCCCGCAGATTCTTCCGGATCAGTACCGAGTGGCTAGCAATCAGACACTGGTAGAGGAAGCGGTAGTAATCACTCGGGTCGGGGATGAGTCGGCAGCAGCCGCCGCCGGCGTGGAAGTGGGAGATAGGATAGAGCGGATTAACGATACAGAGATAGGCTCGGCTGAAGAGTTGAGTGCAGTGACCGATCGCATGAGCGGGCAGAACGTAACCCTGCACTTAAACCGTGACGGTGAAAGCCTAGAGCTCGCCACTGAGCTGGGGACTAGTGAGACAGAAGGCCAGCTAGGTGTAGCGCCGCTTGATCTAAGTAGTAGTCGCTATACCTGGGCTGCACCGCTTGTAGCTGTTGGCATTACACTACAGATGATCGGTCTGGTCCTATTAGCTCTATGGAATATCTTAGCCGGTATCTTCAGTGGAGCCGGTGGGGCGGCCGCTGAACAGCTCACCGGCCCGGTTGGGGTGATCTATTTACTGCAGAATTTAGGTGACTTCGGCTTCGAGTACCTGTTGTTCTTACTGGCCTCGATCTCGGTCTCACTGGCTGTCTTTAACGCCCTGCCAGTTCCAGCTCTCGATGGCGGTCGATTGGCTGTAATTGCCGGCGCACGAGCGCTTAAACGTTCATTGAGTCCGCGCTTAGAGAATGCCATTCATGGCCTTGGCTTCATACTATTAATTGGGGTATTTATAGTCACTACTTATGTCGACATTCAGCGTATCTTCTAG
- the lysS gene encoding lysine--tRNA ligase, translating into MTQLTDSNYWIDVEVERIDHAIPDGEIIISSGISPSASYHIGHYPEVLMAEALAWGLRQLGREVRHIHVVDNMDPLRKRYDFLPEEYEQYVGWPICLVPNPYGTGSYADHFFTEFQQYFAAMGIVPTEVVKSYEDLYQTGRMSGQIELVLERLDVVKQIFAEFGREVAGEWTPVQVKGADNTFINARPETWDRKAQTIEGISYVDGGAKLNWRLDWPARWSVLGVQVEPFNNHEHGAAGGSYDTGRAFSERIFNYPAPIPGARYGNVHLGDDTTKMSSSKGNLITPESVLRIIPPSLLRYFIVRSRPPKNLRFYTDKRLINLIDEYKQVAAALSRGEEHEFAEAYRFADLGDSLTVVPFAHLVSVYQAAQGELDRVMAILQRSGYEVDESVLAGELIYVQNWLDSYAPAEVKFALKQDMPVLDLDESQRKFLAALADSLAPVQEPIEAEWMHNTIYELKDAQGLTPAEAFSTIYQIILGQDFGPKAGWFLTTLDKDWLIKRLKLEA; encoded by the coding sequence ATGACACAGCTTACGGACAGTAACTATTGGATCGACGTTGAGGTCGAGCGTATTGATCACGCTATTCCAGACGGTGAGATTATCATCTCGAGTGGTATCAGCCCTTCGGCCAGTTATCATATTGGTCATTACCCGGAAGTCCTCATGGCGGAGGCACTGGCCTGGGGTCTGCGTCAGTTAGGTCGTGAGGTACGCCATATTCACGTGGTTGATAATATGGATCCATTGCGTAAACGCTACGATTTCCTACCGGAAGAGTATGAGCAGTATGTCGGCTGGCCGATCTGTCTGGTTCCGAATCCATATGGCACGGGCAGCTACGCCGACCATTTCTTTACTGAGTTTCAGCAGTATTTTGCAGCGATGGGTATTGTTCCTACCGAGGTAGTTAAAAGCTATGAGGATCTTTATCAAACAGGGCGTATGAGCGGGCAGATCGAGTTAGTGCTAGAGCGTCTTGACGTGGTCAAGCAGATATTTGCAGAGTTTGGTCGGGAGGTAGCAGGGGAATGGACGCCGGTCCAAGTTAAGGGAGCCGACAATACCTTTATCAATGCGCGTCCGGAAACTTGGGATAGAAAAGCTCAGACTATTGAGGGCATCTCTTACGTTGATGGCGGGGCTAAACTCAACTGGCGCCTAGACTGGCCGGCTCGTTGGTCCGTGCTTGGAGTGCAGGTTGAGCCATTTAATAATCATGAACATGGTGCGGCTGGTGGCTCATACGACACCGGTCGGGCGTTTTCTGAACGGATATTTAATTATCCTGCACCTATCCCTGGTGCTCGCTATGGCAACGTTCATCTTGGTGATGATACAACCAAGATGAGTTCGTCGAAGGGCAATCTAATTACGCCTGAGTCTGTGCTCCGCATTATTCCTCCGAGCTTGCTACGTTACTTCATAGTTCGCTCTAGACCGCCTAAGAATCTGCGCTTTTATACGGATAAGCGGCTGATTAATTTAATCGATGAGTATAAACAGGTGGCAGCTGCCCTCAGCCGAGGTGAGGAGCATGAGTTCGCCGAGGCCTACCGATTCGCCGACCTCGGCGATAGTTTAACAGTAGTTCCGTTCGCGCATCTAGTGAGTGTCTATCAAGCTGCCCAGGGAGAGCTTGATCGCGTCATGGCGATTTTGCAGCGGAGCGGCTATGAGGTCGATGAGAGCGTCTTAGCGGGTGAGCTAATCTACGTTCAAAATTGGCTCGATTCCTATGCCCCAGCTGAGGTTAAATTCGCCCTAAAGCAGGATATGCCGGTGCTCGATCTAGATGAGTCGCAACGAAAGTTCTTAGCTGCTTTGGCCGATTCACTTGCCCCAGTGCAGGAACCTATCGAGGCCGAGTGGATGCATAACACTATCTATGAGCTAAAGGACGCCCAAGGACTCACCCCGGCCGAAGCTTTTAGTACCATTTACCAGATCATACTCGGACAAGACTTTGGTCCGAAAGCCGGCTGGTTTTTAACTACACTCGATAAAGACTGGCTAATCAAGCGGCTTAAACTTGAGGCTTAG
- the greA gene encoding transcription elongation factor GreA, whose amino-acid sequence MSKEYHLTEGGAAELATELAGLKARRGDVAEKLKSAKSEGDLSENADYTSALEEQEYVEGRINEIETVLHNATIINTPKGNKAVALGNRVELKYNGSTVSYQVVGSLESDPGAGKISEESPIGKALLGAKVGDETEINTPSGLRVCTVTKIS is encoded by the coding sequence ATGAGTAAAGAATACCATTTGACCGAAGGCGGAGCCGCCGAACTTGCAACCGAACTGGCCGGCCTGAAAGCTCGCAGAGGTGATGTCGCAGAGAAGTTGAAATCGGCTAAGTCTGAGGGTGATTTAAGTGAAAACGCCGATTATACTAGTGCCCTTGAAGAGCAGGAATATGTCGAAGGCCGTATAAACGAAATCGAGACAGTTCTGCATAACGCCACAATTATCAATACGCCGAAGGGAAACAAGGCGGTAGCGCTAGGTAATCGCGTAGAACTAAAATACAACGGTTCTACTGTAAGCTACCAGGTAGTGGGTTCGCTCGAATCCGATCCGGGGGCCGGTAAGATATCGGAGGAGTCACCGATCGGTAAAGCTTTGCTAGGAGCAAAGGTAGGAGATGAGACCGAGATTAATACTCCTTCCGGCCTGCGGGTTTGCACTGTAACGAAGATTAGCTAG
- a CDS encoding aminoacyl--tRNA ligase-related protein — protein sequence MRLSHSFIKTKKQAPKDEVAANAQLLTRAGFIHKEMAGVYAYLPLGKRVLDNIAQIVREEMNGIGAEELQMTVLQPKDIWEKSDRWDDEKVDNWFKTKLVNGTELGVGWTHEEPIVDALRDYVNSYKDLPISVYQIQTKFRNELRAKSGLLRGREFTMKDMYTLARSQAEHSEIYERVAEAYVRVYARLGIGDITYRTYADGGTFTDKFSDEFQTISPIGEDTIYVHEGRKVAVNQEIYTDENLAKLGLDRSELVEQRGVEVGNIFPLETKYTDALGVYYTDESGQQQSIIMGCYGIGISRLMGLLAEHFSDDKGLVWPVQIAPASVHLVSLRGGEAQADALYQRLIEQGIGVVYDDRELSAGAKLADADLMGMPWRVVASAKTVESAKLELTRRQDGSTELVDEATLTARLAERA from the coding sequence ATGAGATTAAGCCACAGTTTTATTAAGACCAAGAAGCAGGCCCCGAAAGACGAAGTGGCTGCTAACGCCCAGCTGCTCACTCGGGCCGGCTTTATTCATAAAGAGATGGCCGGTGTTTATGCCTACCTCCCTTTAGGCAAGCGAGTACTAGATAATATCGCCCAGATCGTACGGGAAGAGATGAACGGCATCGGTGCAGAAGAACTACAGATGACGGTGCTGCAACCGAAAGACATCTGGGAGAAGAGTGATCGTTGGGATGACGAGAAGGTCGATAACTGGTTTAAGACTAAGCTAGTTAATGGCACCGAACTCGGCGTGGGGTGGACGCATGAGGAGCCGATCGTTGATGCGCTGCGTGATTACGTGAACTCGTATAAAGACTTGCCGATTTCGGTTTATCAGATTCAGACTAAATTTCGCAACGAGCTGAGAGCTAAAAGTGGGCTCTTGCGCGGGCGTGAGTTTACGATGAAGGATATGTATACGCTAGCTCGTTCTCAGGCAGAGCATAGCGAAATCTATGAGCGGGTAGCTGAAGCCTATGTGCGTGTTTATGCTCGATTGGGTATAGGCGACATCACTTATCGTACTTATGCTGATGGTGGGACCTTTACGGATAAGTTTAGTGATGAATTTCAGACTATCAGTCCGATTGGCGAGGACACTATTTATGTTCACGAAGGGCGCAAAGTCGCCGTCAACCAAGAGATCTATACCGATGAGAACTTAGCCAAACTCGGACTTGACCGCAGTGAATTAGTCGAACAAAGAGGAGTCGAGGTTGGTAATATTTTCCCACTTGAGACTAAGTATACCGATGCCCTCGGTGTGTACTACACCGATGAATCCGGTCAACAGCAATCGATTATTATGGGCTGTTACGGTATCGGCATTAGCCGCTTGATGGGGCTACTGGCCGAGCATTTCTCCGATGATAAGGGTTTGGTTTGGCCGGTCCAGATAGCACCGGCCAGTGTCCATTTGGTCAGTTTACGTGGCGGTGAAGCTCAGGCTGATGCGCTTTATCAGCGACTGATCGAACAAGGTATAGGGGTGGTCTACGACGATCGTGAGCTATCAGCCGGAGCTAAACTAGCCGATGCCGACTTGATGGGTATGCCGTGGCGGGTGGTAGCCAGTGCTAAGACAGTAGAGAGCGCAAAGCTAGAGCTAACACGGCGGCAAGATGGTAGCACGGAGCTGGTAGATGAGGCTACTTTGACGGCACGATTAGCTGAGCGGGCGTAG
- the mreC gene encoding rod shape-determining protein MreC: MRRLIALSLGVIISLILAVRLLGWPLETVAARLLHPIGQTLHTAGVRLGSAVSELPRVGRLQSTLDEQAREISDLRRQAVSLERLREQNRQLRDELGFLRSHNFDAVPADVVNYQPDSTRNMLRINVGSSDGIEPDMPVISAGVLVGVVQATEERFATVLLLGDTDFRALVEVNGTSGVLRAQIGGVQVVERLPRDQGVQAGDIVTTSGQDGVFPPGLLVGTVSSLAQAPGEVFDTAQLQPELDPRRLQTVTVLRQ, from the coding sequence ATGCGTCGCCTAATTGCCTTATCATTAGGAGTTATAATCAGCTTGATTTTGGCTGTCCGCTTACTGGGTTGGCCGTTAGAGACGGTGGCAGCCCGGTTACTGCACCCTATCGGTCAGACACTACACACCGCCGGGGTTAGGTTGGGTAGTGCGGTTAGTGAGTTGCCTCGTGTCGGTCGCTTACAGTCGACGCTAGATGAGCAGGCCCGCGAAATATCCGACCTCAGGCGACAGGCGGTTAGTCTAGAGCGTTTGCGTGAGCAGAACCGACAGCTGCGTGATGAGTTGGGTTTTTTGCGGAGCCACAATTTTGATGCTGTGCCGGCCGACGTAGTTAATTATCAGCCCGACAGTACGCGCAATATGCTCAGAATTAACGTCGGTAGTAGTGATGGTATCGAGCCAGATATGCCGGTTATATCGGCCGGAGTATTGGTAGGGGTGGTGCAAGCAACGGAAGAGCGCTTCGCGACCGTGCTTTTACTGGGCGATACTGATTTCCGGGCGCTGGTAGAGGTGAATGGTACTTCTGGGGTGTTACGGGCGCAGATCGGTGGCGTACAGGTAGTTGAACGACTGCCACGCGATCAAGGCGTGCAGGCTGGAGACATCGTGACTACTAGTGGTCAGGACGGAGTCTTTCCTCCAGGCCTACTGGTCGGTACGGTCAGTTCCTTAGCTCAAGCTCCCGGCGAAGTTTTCGATACGGCCCAACTTCAACCCGAGCTTGATCCGCGTCGGCTGCAGACCGTAACCGTTCTGCGTCAATGA
- the frr gene encoding ribosome recycling factor, which yields MNKEAKAKMQAAVDHLHEELKTVRTGRANAALVENVDVVYYDQHMPVKALANITTPDAKSITITPWDANSTAAIEKALHEDKNLQLNPLSDGKSIHIQVPPPTADRRQQLVRQVSEIAEETHISLRNARHEALKDAQVQLKAKELSENEFDSIKKDLDALVADFGGEIDKVADAKKQEVVQV from the coding sequence ATGAATAAAGAAGCTAAAGCTAAAATGCAAGCCGCTGTCGATCACCTGCATGAGGAGTTGAAGACAGTACGGACCGGGCGGGCTAACGCGGCCTTAGTGGAGAACGTCGATGTGGTCTATTATGACCAGCACATGCCGGTTAAGGCCTTGGCTAACATCACCACTCCGGATGCTAAATCAATCACGATAACTCCCTGGGATGCTAACTCTACCGCTGCTATCGAGAAGGCACTACATGAGGATAAGAACCTACAGCTTAATCCGTTAAGCGACGGCAAATCGATTCATATTCAGGTGCCACCCCCCACGGCTGATCGCCGCCAGCAGCTAGTTCGTCAGGTTAGTGAGATTGCCGAGGAGACCCATATCAGTCTGCGGAATGCCCGACACGAGGCCCTAAAAGATGCCCAGGTCCAGCTAAAAGCCAAAGAACTGAGCGAGAACGAATTCGACTCGATTAAAAAAGATCTAGATGCTCTGGTAGCCGATTTTGGCGGTGAGATCGACAAGGTAGCTGATGCTAAGAAGCAAGAAGTGGTTCAGGTTTAG
- the mrdA gene encoding penicillin-binding protein 2, which yields MKRRQPVRLHLPAVIKSNGHSLQKQASHWADHLLPASIGKNATVDSSINRTPLRVIAGAGIVLFAILFLQLFQLQVVEGERMRGIAEGNRVREQVDFAPRGRILDRNGVVLADNTASFQLSVTPYLLPELESERLQIYDRIATLTAVDNATIKAAAEGQGLEHPQPVLVVEQIGRETALQLEYTLPQLTGFSLDTVPIRKYKSEAALAHILGYVGRVSENDIEARPDLHPLDFSGKLGIEAAYDEQLRGVNGVVETEVDSLGRPLRTLRQLPTEPGEDIYLSLDFELQQRLRDSIKERAQAAGVERGSGVIMHARTGEVLASVSLPDYDNNLFSAGITPERYSGLLDDLERPMLNRAMNEGFPTGSVIKPVTLAGALDTGTVDANTTIVDRGSLTLRSPYDPSATFTFHGYNRNGLGPVTAVSALARSSNIYFFTVAGGYEDFRGMGIDNLVKYYRMFGLGSPTGVDIPGETAGLVPSPAWKQQMAGEEWYIGDTYNLAIGQGDLLASPLQMARAYAAIVNGGNLLQPQLKRELEPRVMGRADISAKHYDIIERGMQEVISSNGTTSPATFAQVGVPVGGKSGTAETDPGKREAHAWFAAYAPRDDPELVAVVLIEEGFAGSTYAAPPIADAFELYFKRD from the coding sequence ATGAAACGTCGTCAGCCCGTCCGACTCCACCTGCCAGCCGTCATTAAGTCAAATGGTCACTCTCTGCAGAAGCAGGCCTCGCACTGGGCCGATCATCTACTCCCTGCCAGTATCGGTAAAAATGCTACCGTCGATAGCTCGATTAATCGTACCCCGTTACGGGTTATTGCCGGAGCAGGGATCGTTCTTTTTGCCATTTTATTTCTGCAGCTTTTCCAACTACAGGTAGTGGAAGGTGAGCGGATGCGCGGTATCGCCGAGGGTAATCGAGTTCGCGAGCAAGTAGATTTTGCCCCCCGAGGTCGTATCCTCGATCGGAATGGTGTGGTATTAGCCGATAATACGGCTAGCTTCCAGCTTTCGGTGACCCCGTACTTACTACCGGAATTGGAGTCGGAACGGCTACAGATCTACGATCGAATCGCTACTTTGACCGCAGTCGATAACGCTACTATTAAAGCAGCAGCTGAGGGTCAGGGCCTCGAGCATCCGCAGCCGGTTTTAGTGGTAGAGCAGATCGGACGTGAGACCGCGCTGCAGCTAGAGTACACTCTGCCACAGTTAACTGGTTTTAGCCTCGACACTGTACCGATTCGGAAGTATAAATCTGAGGCGGCCTTAGCTCATATTCTCGGTTATGTCGGTCGGGTTAGTGAGAATGATATCGAGGCTCGCCCAGATCTTCATCCGCTCGACTTTAGCGGTAAGCTTGGGATTGAGGCTGCTTACGATGAACAGCTCCGCGGGGTAAACGGTGTAGTAGAGACCGAGGTAGATTCACTCGGTCGACCCTTGAGGACTTTGCGTCAGCTACCGACCGAGCCGGGAGAGGATATCTATCTCTCACTTGATTTCGAACTGCAGCAACGCCTAAGGGATTCGATAAAAGAGCGAGCGCAGGCGGCCGGAGTTGAGCGCGGCAGCGGAGTGATCATGCATGCTCGTACCGGTGAAGTTTTAGCTTCGGTTAGTCTACCTGACTACGATAACAATTTATTCTCCGCCGGCATCACGCCGGAACGTTACAGCGGGCTACTAGATGACCTCGAGCGCCCTATGTTGAATCGAGCTATGAATGAAGGTTTTCCCACCGGTTCGGTTATTAAACCGGTCACGTTAGCCGGAGCGTTAGATACCGGTACGGTAGATGCTAATACGACAATCGTGGATCGAGGTTCGTTGACACTACGTAGTCCGTACGATCCATCGGCTACCTTTACTTTTCATGGTTATAATCGCAACGGTTTAGGGCCGGTCACTGCCGTTAGCGCTCTGGCTCGGAGTTCTAACATTTACTTCTTTACGGTGGCCGGGGGGTATGAGGATTTCCGCGGTATGGGTATCGATAATCTAGTGAAGTACTACCGTATGTTCGGTCTGGGTAGCCCCACCGGAGTCGATATACCTGGAGAGACGGCCGGGTTAGTGCCTTCACCCGCCTGGAAGCAGCAAATGGCCGGCGAGGAGTGGTATATCGGCGATACCTACAATCTAGCTATCGGCCAGGGCGATCTGCTGGCTTCACCTCTACAGATGGCGCGAGCATATGCCGCCATAGTCAATGGTGGTAATCTGCTGCAACCGCAGCTGAAGCGGGAATTGGAGCCGCGGGTGATGGGGCGAGCGGATATATCGGCCAAACACTATGACATTATCGAGCGCGGGATGCAGGAGGTTATCAGCTCTAACGGTACTACCTCGCCGGCTACTTTCGCCCAAGTAGGCGTACCGGTTGGGGGTAAAAGTGGGACAGCCGAGACCGACCCGGGTAAGCGGGAGGCTCACGCTTGGTTTGCCGCTTACGCCCCACGAGATGATCCGGAACTAGTAGCCGTGGTCTTAATCGAGGAGGGCTTTGCCGGTTCAACTTATGCCGCACCGCCTATTGCCGACGCCTTCGAGCTCTACTTTAAGCGCGACTGA
- a CDS encoding type II CAAX endopeptidase family protein, whose translation MSTFSVSSSQISWGPLGALLITGIAVFGGQVIGLGVVVSFLLLTTTEPIQAVLARVETDITLLFSSYFIAQAVALGVVYSFVRWRKGSLAMLGLRRFEWRKALKLVVLSLLGFALTAGLVTVLLQMVAPTVDLTAQQDIGFLKADLGYELILAFMAVVVLAPFAEELIFRGLLLPALSKTIGLVPAVVIVSLGFGLLHPPLSAMVIIAVFALFLALIYVRTNSLWPAILLHSTKNLIAFIAIVTNLGVGL comes from the coding sequence ATGTCGACATTCAGCGTATCTTCTAGTCAGATAAGTTGGGGTCCACTCGGAGCTTTACTTATTACGGGAATAGCGGTATTTGGTGGTCAGGTTATCGGCTTAGGGGTAGTAGTCAGTTTCTTACTCCTCACAACGACTGAGCCGATTCAGGCGGTATTGGCTCGGGTTGAGACCGATATTACCCTGCTGTTTAGTAGTTATTTTATCGCTCAAGCGGTAGCCTTAGGAGTGGTCTATAGCTTCGTGCGCTGGCGGAAGGGTAGCCTGGCAATGCTGGGTCTGCGGCGGTTTGAGTGGCGAAAAGCGCTAAAGCTAGTAGTTTTGAGTTTACTTGGCTTCGCCCTAACGGCTGGACTGGTGACAGTGCTACTCCAGATGGTGGCCCCGACTGTCGATTTAACAGCTCAACAAGATATCGGTTTTCTCAAGGCCGATCTTGGTTATGAGCTTATCTTGGCTTTCATGGCTGTGGTGGTGCTAGCTCCCTTTGCAGAGGAGCTGATCTTTCGGGGCCTTCTGCTGCCGGCACTGAGTAAGACTATCGGACTTGTACCGGCTGTAGTTATAGTCAGTCTCGGCTTCGGCTTACTGCACCCGCCACTTAGTGCGATGGTAATCATTGCTGTCTTTGCGCTGTTCTTGGCGCTAATCTACGTTCGCACCAACAGTTTATGGCCTGCTATACTGCTTCATAGTACAAAGAATCTAATTGCTTTCATTGCAATTGTTACTAACCTAGGAGTAGGGCTATGA
- the uppS gene encoding polyprenyl diphosphate synthase: protein MAAAQQPKHVAIIPDGNTRWANANGVSSFEGYKQGAERGLEIMRHSREIGVHTLTFWGLSTENWRNRPEGELTFLVDLFGSMIDRYLEEALKHNVRVVHLGNTANLPASLIDKLAAAAKQTKANDAHVLNLALDYGGHDELLRATEAIARDIAQDKVSLAELSQPLPGVAKSDGPVPTVFARYLDTHDQPYPFPDFIIRTSGEMRTSGFMPWQAVYAELYFEPVFWPDFTAEKFDAALREYQTRQRRFGGGHDEEPTG from the coding sequence GTGGCAGCCGCGCAACAGCCGAAACACGTGGCAATTATTCCGGACGGGAATACCCGTTGGGCTAATGCAAATGGTGTCTCGTCATTTGAAGGATATAAACAGGGAGCGGAACGAGGACTAGAAATTATGCGTCATTCCCGGGAGATTGGCGTTCATACGCTTACATTCTGGGGTCTGTCGACCGAGAACTGGCGTAACCGACCAGAGGGAGAGCTAACCTTTTTAGTCGACCTTTTCGGTAGTATGATCGACCGCTATCTAGAAGAAGCTTTAAAACACAACGTACGGGTAGTGCACCTGGGCAATACCGCTAATTTGCCAGCTAGCCTGATCGATAAATTAGCCGCTGCGGCCAAACAGACGAAGGCTAACGATGCTCATGTACTGAATTTGGCACTAGATTACGGGGGTCACGATGAGCTGCTTCGAGCTACCGAGGCGATTGCTCGAGATATAGCGCAGGATAAAGTTAGTCTGGCCGAGCTCTCTCAGCCTTTGCCGGGAGTGGCGAAAAGCGATGGCCCAGTGCCGACGGTGTTCGCCCGCTACTTAGATACGCATGATCAGCCCTACCCTTTTCCGGATTTCATCATTCGCACTAGTGGAGAGATGCGTACTAGCGGCTTTATGCCTTGGCAGGCCGTATATGCCGAGCTTTATTTTGAGCCGGTTTTCTGGCCCGATTTTACGGCGGAAAAATTCGATGCGGCCTTGCGGGAGTATCAGACACGACAGCGGCGTTTCGGGGGTGGGCATGATGAAGAGCCGACCGGTTAA